One stretch of Microvirga lotononidis DNA includes these proteins:
- a CDS encoding asparaginase, with translation MDNPFLVEVTRGNLVESRHRGSVSVVDAEGGMVLSIGDVDRRVFPRSAVKALQAMPLVESGIADKYGLTDEEIALACASHSGEPEHAATAKAMLAKAGQDVGCLECGVHWPMGEAANRALAASGASPSALHNNCSGKHAGFVCLACGQGQSPKGYVLADHPVQRSVREALEEITGACHTVEKSGIDGCSIPTYAIPLPSLAFGFARFGAGTGLPGDGKAAAARIRKAVARHPFMVAGTGRFDTKLMELLGERAFVKVGAEGVYCASFPELGYGVALKVEDGHGRAAEAMMAGLVLRFLPLGGDERKAVEALARPVLKNWNGIEVGQIRVSPEIRGAV, from the coding sequence ATGGACAATCCTTTTCTTGTCGAGGTCACCCGCGGAAACCTTGTCGAGTCGCGCCATCGGGGCAGCGTCTCCGTGGTCGACGCCGAGGGGGGCATGGTACTGTCGATCGGCGATGTGGACAGGCGCGTTTTTCCGCGCTCCGCCGTGAAGGCGCTGCAGGCCATGCCGCTGGTCGAAAGCGGCATCGCAGACAAGTACGGCCTGACCGACGAGGAGATCGCGCTCGCCTGTGCGTCCCATTCGGGCGAGCCCGAGCATGCGGCGACCGCCAAGGCCATGCTGGCCAAGGCCGGGCAGGATGTCGGCTGTCTCGAATGCGGCGTGCACTGGCCCATGGGCGAAGCCGCCAACCGCGCCTTGGCGGCTTCGGGTGCCAGCCCGAGCGCCCTCCACAACAATTGCTCAGGCAAGCACGCCGGCTTCGTCTGCCTGGCCTGCGGTCAGGGCCAAAGCCCGAAAGGGTATGTGCTGGCGGACCATCCGGTGCAGCGTAGCGTGCGCGAGGCCCTGGAGGAGATCACCGGTGCCTGCCATACGGTCGAGAAGAGCGGCATCGACGGCTGCTCGATCCCGACCTACGCGATCCCGCTCCCGTCTCTGGCTTTCGGATTCGCCCGGTTCGGGGCGGGGACAGGTCTGCCGGGCGACGGCAAGGCCGCGGCGGCCCGGATCCGCAAGGCCGTGGCGCGCCATCCCTTCATGGTCGCCGGGACCGGCCGTTTCGATACGAAGCTCATGGAGCTTCTCGGCGAGCGCGCCTTCGTCAAGGTCGGAGCCGAGGGCGTCTATTGCGCCTCCTTCCCGGAGCTCGGCTATGGCGTGGCCCTCAAGGTCGAGGACGGGCATGGCCGTGCGGCGGAGGCCATGATGGCCGGGCTCGTCCTGCGCTTCCTCCCCTTGGGCGGCGACGAGCGCAAGGCCGTCGAAGCGCTGGCCCGGCCGGTGCTCAAGAACTGGAACGGCATCGAGGTCGGGCAGATCCGCGTCTCGCCGGAGATCCGGGGCGCGGTCTGA
- a CDS encoding UDP-glucose dehydrogenase family protein, whose protein sequence is MRVAMIGAGYVGLVSGACFADFGHEVCCVDKDPSKIEALNRGEIPIFEPGLAELVAKNVREERLTFTTDLPQAVRNAEAVFIAVGTPSRRGDGHADLSYVYQAARDIAAAMDGYTVIVTKSTVPVGTGDEVERIIRDVRPDADFAVVSNPEFLREGAAIADFKRPDRIVVGTEDDRARGVMNELYRPLYLNQSPLLVMSRRTAELTKYAANAFLATKITFINEIADLCEHVGANVQDVARGIGLDNRIGAKFLHAGPGYGGSCFPKDTLALIKTAQDYEAPIRIVETVAAVNSQRKRAMGRKVIAACGGSVRGKTVAVLGLTFKPNTDDMRDAPSIDVITALQDAGAQVRAYDPEGMSAAKAVLTDVHYARDAYDCARGADALVLVTEWDTFRALDLTRLKATLAAPVVVDLRNVYRPEEMRRHGFTYVSVGRG, encoded by the coding sequence ATGCGTGTTGCGATGATCGGAGCGGGCTATGTCGGCCTGGTCTCCGGCGCCTGCTTTGCGGATTTCGGCCACGAGGTCTGCTGCGTAGACAAGGATCCGTCCAAGATCGAGGCCCTCAACCGCGGCGAGATCCCCATCTTCGAGCCGGGCCTGGCCGAACTCGTCGCCAAGAACGTGCGCGAGGAGCGCCTGACCTTCACCACCGATCTTCCTCAGGCGGTTCGGAACGCCGAGGCCGTCTTCATCGCGGTCGGTACCCCGTCCCGTCGCGGCGACGGCCACGCCGACCTCTCCTACGTCTACCAGGCCGCCCGCGACATCGCGGCCGCCATGGACGGCTACACCGTCATCGTGACCAAATCGACCGTCCCGGTGGGCACCGGCGACGAGGTCGAGCGCATCATCCGCGACGTCCGCCCCGATGCGGACTTCGCCGTGGTGTCGAATCCGGAATTCCTGCGCGAGGGCGCGGCCATCGCCGATTTCAAGCGGCCGGACCGCATCGTGGTGGGCACCGAGGACGACCGCGCCAGGGGCGTGATGAACGAGCTCTACCGCCCGCTCTATCTCAACCAGTCGCCCCTGCTCGTCATGTCCCGGCGCACGGCGGAGCTGACGAAATACGCCGCCAACGCGTTCCTGGCGACCAAGATCACCTTCATCAACGAAATCGCCGACCTGTGCGAGCATGTGGGCGCCAACGTGCAGGACGTAGCCCGGGGCATCGGGCTCGACAATCGCATCGGGGCGAAGTTCCTGCACGCCGGCCCGGGTTATGGCGGCTCGTGCTTTCCCAAGGACACGCTGGCCCTGATCAAGACGGCGCAGGACTACGAGGCGCCGATCCGCATCGTCGAGACGGTGGCGGCGGTCAACAGCCAGCGTAAGCGCGCCATGGGCCGGAAGGTGATCGCCGCCTGCGGCGGCTCCGTGCGCGGCAAGACGGTTGCGGTGCTCGGCCTGACCTTCAAGCCCAACACCGACGACATGCGCGACGCCCCCTCCATCGACGTGATCACCGCGCTGCAGGATGCGGGCGCCCAGGTGCGGGCCTACGATCCGGAAGGCATGTCGGCGGCCAAGGCGGTCCTCACGGACGTGCATTATGCCCGGGACGCCTATGATTGCGCCCGCGGAGCGGACGCGCTGGTGCTGGTGACCGAGTGGGATACGTTCCGGGCCCTGGACCTGACCCGCCTGAAGGCCACCCTGGCGGCTCCGGTGGTCGTGGACCTGCGCAACGTCTATCGCCCGGAGGAGATGCGCCGCCATGGCTTCACCTATGTGAGCGTCGGACGGGGATGA
- a CDS encoding Lrp/AsnC ligand binding domain-containing protein has translation MQTFFVEIKCKLGKTYAVANALADREIASEIYSTAGNYDILAKFHVDDGVDIGHFIAENVQVIPEIADTHTIITFKAF, from the coding sequence ATGCAGACCTTCTTCGTCGAGATCAAATGCAAGCTCGGCAAGACCTATGCCGTCGCGAACGCCCTGGCCGACCGGGAGATCGCCTCCGAGATCTACTCGACGGCCGGCAACTACGACATTCTCGCCAAGTTTCACGTGGATGACGGGGTCGATATCGGCCATTTCATCGCGGAAAACGTGCAGGTCATTCCCGAGATCGCCGACACGCACACGATCATCACGTTCAAGGCTTTCTAG
- a CDS encoding bestrophin-like domain, with the protein MIDRLHQLPLFMGAVITCLFFLVPTLVGLVLLQPTFARLIRGERDPNAIVTLLLNVFSLYYGVLLALLSVAVFENYVKAQDAVGRESSKVIALYRTFNAYPEPARTTLLDTLRQYVDEETGPGWVAQRTDQVSTRGTQLVDQLSRQLLGFRPNRDAGEDLIHEAALRTFEDFIEQRRLRIQAAGTSIPRVIWAVVMVGAALNAIILWLFDLRRTTHLILSSVLMIFIGLVVYMVGVLDRPFHGPHGLQPDDLIHTRLQMNPRP; encoded by the coding sequence GTGATCGACCGATTGCATCAATTGCCCCTTTTCATGGGCGCCGTGATCACCTGCCTCTTCTTCCTGGTGCCGACCCTGGTCGGCCTGGTGCTGCTGCAACCCACATTCGCGCGCCTGATTCGCGGGGAACGCGATCCGAACGCCATCGTCACGCTGCTCCTGAACGTCTTCTCGCTCTATTACGGCGTTCTCCTGGCCCTGCTTTCCGTCGCGGTGTTCGAGAATTACGTCAAGGCGCAGGATGCAGTCGGGCGCGAGTCGTCCAAGGTCATCGCCCTCTACCGCACCTTCAATGCCTATCCCGAACCGGCCCGCACGACCCTGTTGGATACCCTTCGTCAATATGTCGACGAGGAGACGGGGCCGGGCTGGGTCGCCCAGCGAACCGATCAGGTTTCCACGCGCGGGACGCAGCTCGTCGACCAGCTGAGTCGCCAGCTCCTCGGCTTCAGGCCCAATCGCGATGCGGGAGAGGACCTGATCCATGAGGCGGCGCTCCGGACCTTCGAAGACTTCATCGAGCAGCGCCGCCTGCGCATTCAGGCGGCCGGAACCAGCATTCCAAGGGTCATCTGGGCGGTCGTCATGGTGGGAGCCGCTCTGAATGCCATCATTCTGTGGCTCTTCGACCTGCGGCGAACGACGCACCTCATCCTCAGCAGCGTTCTGATGATCTTCATCGGCCTCGTCGTCTACATGGTCGGCGTTCTCGACCGACCGTTCCATGGCCCGCACGGCCTCCAGCCGGACGACCTCATCCACACCCGCCTGCAGATGAACCCGAGACCGTGA
- a CDS encoding SRPBCC domain-containing protein, with protein MSTLKLTQHFDVPASVVYRALIDPEAVSGWMFPDGMSIHIHHFEPEVGGRFRISLTYEGDFGVGKSSARTDTYHGYFVDLVPNERVVQALEFETADASMQGEMRITFALTEAEGSSVLGAWHENVPPGIPPDDNETGWRMSLARLKQLVEQGQADRSGDAPSQSSRP; from the coding sequence ATGAGCACTCTGAAGCTGACCCAGCACTTCGATGTCCCCGCCTCGGTGGTCTACCGGGCGCTGATCGATCCGGAGGCCGTCTCGGGGTGGATGTTCCCTGATGGAATGAGCATCCATATCCACCATTTCGAACCGGAGGTCGGCGGCCGGTTCCGGATCTCGCTCACCTATGAAGGCGACTTCGGAGTGGGGAAGTCTTCGGCCCGAACCGACACCTATCACGGGTATTTCGTGGATCTGGTTCCGAACGAGCGCGTCGTTCAGGCTCTGGAGTTCGAGACGGCGGATGCGTCGATGCAGGGCGAGATGAGGATCACCTTTGCCCTGACGGAGGCCGAAGGTTCGAGCGTGCTCGGCGCCTGGCACGAGAACGTCCCTCCAGGCATTCCTCCGGACGACAACGAGACGGGGTGGCGCATGTCCTTGGCGAGGCTCAAGCAACTCGTCGAGCAGGGTCAAGCCGACCGATCCGGGGACGCCCCATCTCAATCAAGCCGTCCGTGA